TTCCTTTAGGCACACTATTACTGTTTCAATCTTTAGTAAAATGCTTTGAAACCCACTATGAAGGGATTATCACGCATTAGGCACACTATAAAGTGCTCTTTCTTTTGGTTATTTTTTATTTTCCAAATCGAAAATAATTAATAATATTTAAAAAACGAAATAAATCGAAATTATTTAAAACCGCACATCAGAACACACAACACAAGAGTCAAGTGAACCTAAAGGACATATAAAATTACTGCAACTGTAGGGAAGAAGGTATTCCAAGAAAGTTTTAAGCAAATTTCTCAGCTGCTTTTAGCAGCTATTAGGACTTCTCACCAATATATATACTACAATATGCAAACAATACAGAAAGCATGGGACAACCTTCATGTATAATACGAAAAAATAGATTCCACCAAGGGGCGCAGCTGCCAATAAGGCTTAAAATCGAGCGATCAGGCCTTTAGATCCACACCCCCGGAAGAAAAAAAAAGAGCCCAAACGAAAGTTTGGGCTCTTTATTACAATAGAAGCGTTAAGGCTTAAGCCTTCTCGAAACTCCACTTCACATAATTAATATTCTTGTCATGTGCCAAATACTTCCGTTCGTAGTATGTCTTGATGGATAAAACATTATCCACTAAGTCCGAATGGTAAAGATCTGTCGTTTCTTTATATTTTTTCAGATTCTGTAGATCAATCTGCTCCAATGTATAGGCATAAAAACCATCATTATCTGTTTTCAGATTCATCATTCCTTCAGGCTTCATAATGACTTTATAACGATCCAAAAACTTTGGCCCGGTCAATCGCTTCTTTTCACGGCTATCTTGTGGTTGCGGATCCGGAAAGGTAATCCAGATTTCATCAATTTCATTTTCAGCAAAATGTTCAAGAATAGTCTCAATTTGTATCCGAAGAAAAGCAACATTCCGAATTCCATCCTCCAAAGCTGTTTTGGCTCCCCGCCAAATACGATTACCCTTAAAATCGATACCGATGAAATTTTTCTCCGGAAACAATCTCGCTAGATTAACAGTATACTCACCTTTACCACAAGCAAGCTCCAAAACAACCGGATTAGTATTACCAAATTGCTTCTCAGCCCATTTTCCTTTATATTCTTTGCCTGCGTCGAGTTGGATTACATTTTCAAAAGTAGCAACTTCAGCAAATTTACGTAGTTTGTCCTTTCCCATTTTTTAATAAATATCCCGCAAAAATAACCTTATATTCCCGCTAAAAAAAATAAATCTGAGAGACAGCACCAATACCGGCAATTACAGAACAATCCGACGTCCGATAGCATACACAGTAATCCATAAATTGCATCCACACGGGCGAATTATATTGCATATAAAAAGCAATTTATCTAAGTTTGCAGGAATCAATAACTTATCGTGGAGAAAGACGCTAAAATTTATATAGCAGGCCATCGTGGAATGGTCGGATCGGCAATTCATCGCAAATTATCGGAGCTTGGATACAATAACATTGTCACCCGCACATCTTCGGAATTAGATTTGCGCAACCAGCAAGCGGTCGCTGATTTTTTCGATCAGGAAAAACCGGACTATGTTTTCTTAGCCGCAGCCAAAGTTGGCGGGATCATGGCGAACAACACCTATCGCGCTGATTTTATATACGAGAATATGGCTATACAAAATAACGTCATCAAATCTTCCTACGATAATAAGGTTAAAAAATTAATGTTCTTAGGCTCAAGCTGTATCTATCCAAAAATGGCTCCACAGCCTTTGAATGAAGATATGCTACTCACGGGCACACTGGAGCCTACAAATGAGCCCTACGCAATTGCTAAAATCGCGGGAATAAAAATGGCAGAAGCCTTTCGGGATCAGTATGGATGCAATTATATCTCCGTTATGCCAACAAATCTTTACGGAATTAACGACAACTACCATCCGCAAAATTCACATGTCTTACCGGCCTTGATCAGAAGATTTCATGAAGCTAAAATCAATCAGCTCCCTGAAGTTATGATCTGGGGAACAGGGACCCCCTTACGGGAATTTCTTTTTTCGGATGACCTGGCAGATGCCTGCGTTTTCTTAATGAATAATTATGACGAGAAACAATTTGTCAACATTGGCATTGGCGAAGACATAAGCATTAAAGAACTTGCCGAATTGATTAAAGACATCATCGGTTACCAGGGAGCTATTTCCTTCGATAGTTCCAAACCTGACGGAACGCCGCGAAAACTCATGGATGTCTCAAAACTACATGCGCTGGGCTGGAAACATCGAGTTAACCTCCGGGAAGGCATTCAACTAGCTTATGCGGATTTTTTAAAGAAAGAAGCAAACGCTTCCGAATAAATCCAACACGATTGCATTAGTAAGTCTCGCTATAGGAAGGAATGCCGTACTCGTTAACCTCATCCTTGATAACTACATTTTCCGCTTGGGCAGCTTTATTTTTCTTCTTTTTCTTGGGACGAATAAAGCTTGTTAATTTACCAATGAGGCCGGTGATTTTATCTTGATTGATCTGGCCGACAGCACGCTCTGATAACAGCAACATCAGCGCTTTCTTTAAAACGCCCGTATTTTTTAGGAACAACCTATTCATAACAAAGGGCACGCCGATACGTAAGGTCTTCGTTAGCCAATCGGAATCTGGATTGCTACTTTTCGCAAACAACTGCTGGACGATATTTACCCCCGGTATATTATCTTTTAAGGTATTGAAAAAACGAATCGGAGCCTCTATTTTATTGTTGAGCAAGGTAAATTGAGCCTTAAGATAAGATTCTTGTTCGTTTTTTAATGTCTTTAAACGGGAAATCTCAGCTTTAAGTTCCTGCAGATTACGTATTTTAGTCTGTTTATTGTTCATTTGTAACCCTTTCTCTGTCAAGTTTTTCCTTGTGCAATTCTTCCTCCTCTTCCTCGATCTCGTCATTCCATTTCGCTAAAAAACGGCGGATTGACAGATCCATAAATTTGGATTCCAGCATAGGCTCAAAAACCCGTATTAAGATGATAATCACTAAAAAGATACCTGCTGTCGCCAAAAAGCCCAGTGAATAGCTTCCCAATAGCTCCCCGAGCCAAAAACCCAGTGCCAAGCACAAAAAAAACAGAACGAACAACGTGAAAATCAACTTTGTCGCATCAACAACAAGGCTAGCAATCAATCTGGACGACCGTTCGATTGTCTTTAATTTGACAAGCTTAAACTGAGAGTCAACATACTCTTTGGTTTTTTGAAACGTACCGCTAAGTGAAAATTTTTCTTCTTCCATGCATCTAAAATTTATTCAGGCTATTTCAACCGCTAGCTTAAAAAACGAAAACGCTGCATCCTAGGATGCCAACACAAATCCACTCTCTACGCATAAGGAGTAAATAGTTCGTCAGACAGCTATCCCTAGAAATAGCCTGATAATATGTATTCTACACCAATTATTCCAATGAATAATCTGCGGATTATGCATGTTCGATGATATCATCATCTAGCACTTCTTCGCTCTGATTTAATTTCCCTTTCAATGTAGAAACAATCTTCTCTTTAAAGTCATTCAGTTGATCGAACTGTTCTTCCGCTCTTTCACGAATAGCATCACTCAAATCGCTTAATGAATCATTGATTTTATCTCTCGTATCCGACCCCTTGTCTGGAGCAAATAAAACTCCCAAAGCTGCACCTGCAGCAAGACCCGCTAACAACGCCAAAGCTACTTTACTTGTGTCATTCATTTCTTTTTCGTTTTAATTTCTAATTCTATTACGATGAAACTAGTCCTCGTGTATAATACAATTAACAGAGCAAATCGTTTGCCAAATGCGGCATTTAATCCATTATTTACGAGAAACTATATCTTCCAATATAATCATTTTTTAATAAATTTTGATTGACTTTCAATAATTCACCAAACAATTATTAACCCTTTGGGATTTTTAGTATCTTTAAATCAACCCATTATAAAAATTATGCTAAATAAAACCTATTGCAGTGCTGTTTATGGGATTAATGCCTGCACAATTACCGTTGAGGTAATCGTGTCTACAGGCCTGCATTATTATATCGTAGGATTGCCTGACAATGCCGTAAAAGAAAGCTTAAGACGTGTCGAAAGTGCCATTACTTCCTGTCAACTTCACATGCCACGCCAAAAGATTGTTGTCAACTTGGCACCCGCAGACCTCCGTAAGGAAGGCTCCAGCTATGACTTGTCAATCGCAATCGGCATACTCGCATCCTCCGGACAAATGGCAAATGAGCTTTTGGCCGATTATCTCATTTTAGGCGAACTATCATTAGATGGAAGCATTAAGCCTATACGCGGTATTTTACCCATTACTTTACAAGCCTTGAAGGAAGGCTTTAAAGGGATTATTTTACCACAAGAGAATGCAAGGGAAGCCGCTATTGTTTCGGGAATCGATATTATAGGTGTAGAAAACCTCAGCCAAGTTGTTGACTTCCTAAACCATAGGATAAATATTGACCCCACAAAAATTGATATTCAAAGTTTCTTTAAGAGCAATACAAATCATTATGATGTCGATTTTTCGGATGTTCAAGGACAGGAGAATATTAAAAGAGCCCT
The Sphingobacterium multivorum genome window above contains:
- the trmB gene encoding tRNA (guanosine(46)-N7)-methyltransferase TrmB; translation: MGKDKLRKFAEVATFENVIQLDAGKEYKGKWAEKQFGNTNPVVLELACGKGEYTVNLARLFPEKNFIGIDFKGNRIWRGAKTALEDGIRNVAFLRIQIETILEHFAENEIDEIWITFPDPQPQDSREKKRLTGPKFLDRYKVIMKPEGMMNLKTDNDGFYAYTLEQIDLQNLKKYKETTDLYHSDLVDNVLSIKTYYERKYLAHDKNINYVKWSFEKA
- the fcl gene encoding GDP-L-fucose synthase; protein product: MEKDAKIYIAGHRGMVGSAIHRKLSELGYNNIVTRTSSELDLRNQQAVADFFDQEKPDYVFLAAAKVGGIMANNTYRADFIYENMAIQNNVIKSSYDNKVKKLMFLGSSCIYPKMAPQPLNEDMLLTGTLEPTNEPYAIAKIAGIKMAEAFRDQYGCNYISVMPTNLYGINDNYHPQNSHVLPALIRRFHEAKINQLPEVMIWGTGTPLREFLFSDDLADACVFLMNNYDEKQFVNIGIGEDISIKELAELIKDIIGYQGAISFDSSKPDGTPRKLMDVSKLHALGWKHRVNLREGIQLAYADFLKKEANASE
- a CDS encoding phage holin family protein, producing MEEEKFSLSGTFQKTKEYVDSQFKLVKLKTIERSSRLIASLVVDATKLIFTLFVLFFLCLALGFWLGELLGSYSLGFLATAGIFLVIIILIRVFEPMLESKFMDLSIRRFLAKWNDEIEEEEEELHKEKLDRERVTNEQ
- a CDS encoding YtxH domain-containing protein, with translation MNDTSKVALALLAGLAAGAALGVLFAPDKGSDTRDKINDSLSDLSDAIRERAEEQFDQLNDFKEKIVSTLKGKLNQSEEVLDDDIIEHA